A single Verrucomicrobiia bacterium DNA region contains:
- a CDS encoding recombinase family protein: MSTEHQQYSTSNQMDVILEYAKHRGLEIVKIYSDEGKSGLNIEGREALSQMLNDVRGGQINFANILVYDVSRWGRFQDPDESAHYEYTCRNAGVAVHYCAEQFENDGSPVSTIVKGVKRAMAGEYSRELSSKVFQGACRLIKEGFKQGGPAGFGLRRMLIDQSGQRKAMLKMGEHKSIQTDRVILVRGPDEEVKVVYWIYRTFLDGNNESEIAQALNAKGIRTDFGRAWTRSTVHQILTNEKYIGNNVYHRTSFKLKRKHVENPPERWVRADGVFEGIIAPEQFFKVREIILARSRKFTDEEMLEKLRGLLSQHGHINGILIDEAEGFPSSAAYRHRFGSLVSAYKLIGYDPGIDFAFIEENRRLRKQRPDLVASVIQKIIALGGTAIVDDETDLVLVNGELRVSIVLCRHTTTLAGSSRWLIRLDAGLKPDLTIAVRMDAINEGIRDYYILPGIDLTWENLRIAECNGVYLDTYRFDTLDNFFAITERVKLEEII, encoded by the coding sequence ATGTCCACTGAGCATCAGCAATACTCCACCAGCAACCAGATGGATGTGATCCTCGAATATGCCAAACATCGAGGGCTGGAAATCGTCAAAATCTATTCGGACGAAGGCAAAAGCGGGCTAAACATTGAAGGCCGGGAAGCGCTGTCGCAAATGTTGAATGATGTCCGCGGCGGGCAGATCAATTTTGCCAATATCCTCGTCTATGACGTAAGCCGGTGGGGAAGGTTTCAAGATCCCGATGAAAGCGCTCATTATGAATACACCTGCCGCAATGCGGGCGTCGCGGTGCATTATTGCGCTGAGCAATTTGAAAATGACGGCAGTCCCGTGTCCACCATTGTCAAAGGTGTCAAACGCGCGATGGCTGGCGAATACAGCCGTGAGTTGTCATCAAAAGTGTTCCAAGGCGCGTGCCGGTTGATCAAGGAGGGGTTCAAACAGGGTGGCCCAGCTGGATTTGGTCTGCGCCGGATGCTCATTGACCAGAGCGGCCAGCGCAAAGCGATGCTGAAAATGGGCGAACACAAAAGCATCCAAACTGACCGCGTAATTTTGGTGCGTGGACCGGACGAAGAGGTCAAGGTTGTGTACTGGATCTATCGCACATTCCTGGACGGCAACAACGAGTCCGAAATTGCTCAAGCGTTGAACGCAAAGGGAATTCGCACTGATTTTGGCCGGGCATGGACGCGCAGCACCGTTCATCAGATTCTCACCAATGAAAAATACATCGGCAACAATGTCTATCACCGCACGTCTTTCAAACTGAAACGCAAGCATGTAGAGAATCCGCCGGAACGATGGGTGCGCGCCGATGGCGTTTTCGAGGGCATCATCGCGCCGGAGCAGTTTTTCAAGGTGCGCGAAATCATTCTGGCGCGCAGTCGGAAGTTCACCGATGAGGAGATGTTGGAAAAATTGCGCGGCCTGTTGAGCCAGCACGGCCATATCAACGGCATCCTGATTGACGAGGCCGAAGGTTTTCCATCGAGCGCAGCCTATCGGCATCGCTTCGGCAGCCTGGTTTCGGCCTACAAACTCATCGGTTACGATCCCGGAATTGATTTCGCTTTCATCGAAGAGAACCGCCGCTTGCGCAAACAGCGACCGGATCTGGTGGCGTCCGTGATACAAAAAATCATCGCACTGGGTGGGACAGCGATCGTTGACGACGAAACGGATTTGGTGCTGGTGAATGGCGAGCTCCGGGTTTCCATCGTCCTGTGCCGACACACCACGACGCTGGCGGGTTCGTCGCGTTGGCTGATCCGGCTGGATGCCGGTTTGAAACCGGACCTCACCATCGCCGTCCGCATGGACGCGATCAACGAGGGGATCCGAGATTACTACATCCTGCCGGGCATCGATCTGACGTGGGAAAACTTGCGTATTGCTGAATGCAACGGCGTTTATCTGGACACCTATCGATTTGACACGCTGGACAATTTTTTCGCCATCACAGAACGAGTGAAACTGGAGGAGATTATATGA
- a CDS encoding ParB N-terminal domain-containing protein produces the protein MIPIERIHILNPRHRDQKKFAQIVQSIKNVGLKMPIQVSIRSEREAAGPEYDLICGQGRLEAFKALGHKEIPAIVADIPKEERLIRGLVENIARRYPQPMDLINEIERLKALGYNLGEISKKLDVSDHLVRGLMSLKKAGEGRLLEAAITGKIPIWVAVDIARTDTLETQRELLKAYENKQLDYLSLKYVKGLIVQRRLIGKQRAGKVQPAKPKTSVETMVSAYRRESQRQKLMIKKARVCEARLSFIVTAFNKLLADENFFNLLRAESLATVPKYLSAKLTLGNQEATGK, from the coding sequence ATGATACCCATCGAGCGGATCCACATTTTGAATCCACGCCACCGCGACCAGAAGAAATTCGCACAGATAGTCCAAAGCATTAAGAACGTTGGGCTGAAAATGCCGATTCAAGTCAGCATCCGATCCGAGCGCGAGGCGGCTGGTCCGGAATATGATTTGATTTGCGGCCAGGGTCGCCTCGAAGCGTTCAAGGCGCTCGGTCACAAGGAAATCCCAGCCATCGTAGCAGACATCCCCAAGGAAGAGCGGCTGATTCGCGGTCTGGTTGAAAACATCGCCCGGCGTTATCCGCAGCCCATGGATTTGATCAATGAAATCGAACGGCTGAAGGCGCTCGGTTACAACCTTGGAGAAATCAGCAAGAAATTGGATGTCAGCGACCATCTGGTGCGCGGACTGATGAGTCTCAAAAAGGCGGGTGAAGGGCGGCTGCTTGAAGCGGCCATCACGGGCAAAATCCCGATCTGGGTCGCAGTGGATATTGCCAGGACCGATACGCTCGAAACGCAACGTGAACTGCTCAAGGCATACGAAAACAAGCAACTGGATTATTTGTCACTGAAATACGTCAAGGGACTAATTGTGCAGCGGCGGCTGATCGGCAAGCAACGCGCTGGCAAAGTCCAACCGGCAAAACCTAAAACCAGCGTCGAGACCATGGTGAGCGCGTACCGGAGAGAGAGCCAACGTCAGAAATTGATGATCAAAAAGGCACGAGTGTGCGAAGCCCGATTATCCTTCATCGTGACGGCGTTCAACAAACTGCTGGCCGACGAAAATTTTTTTAACCTGTTGCGGGCGGAGTCGCTGGCCACGGTGCCAAAATATTTATCGGCAAAACTCACACTCGGAAATCAGGAGGCAACAGGAAAATAA